One segment of Carya illinoinensis cultivar Pawnee chromosome 13, C.illinoinensisPawnee_v1, whole genome shotgun sequence DNA contains the following:
- the LOC122291200 gene encoding non-specific lipid transfer protein GPI-anchored 2-like, whose product MVMAKPGVAAIMVAAALFFSAFYNVSAQGPGPGPSQGPAQAEAPSGLGEGPAPSATSGCFDILLNMSDCLTYVEDGSKTTKPDKGCCPELAGLVDSHPICLCQLLATNTTESFGIKINLKRALNLPSVCGVPTPPVSTCSVVGIAVPPIGVPTSSEDSLSTGSQPSGPPSTGNNGNGASSILGSATPFTVGLVIAFLPTLF is encoded by the exons ATGGTGATGGCTAAACCCGGAGTTGCCGCCATCATGGTGGCTGCGGCCTTGTTCTTTAGTGCATTTTATAACGTGTCTGCGCAGGGACCGGGACCGGGACCAAGTCAGGGTCCGGCTCAGGCTGAGGCACCGTCAGGACTTGGGGAGGGACCGGCTCCATCAGCAACTAGTGGGTGCTTCGACATCCTGCTGAACATGTCGGACTGTCTAACGTATGTGGAGGATGGAAGCAAGACAACAAAGCCGGACAAAGGTTGCTGCCCTGAGCTGGCTGGATTGGTGGATAGCCACCCAATCTGCCTCTGCCAGCTGCTTGCTACCAACACCACCGAAAGCTTCGGGATCAAGATTAATCTCAAAAGGGCTCTCAATCTTCCTTCTGTTTGTGGTGTTCCAACCCCTCCTGTAAGCACTTGCTCAG TTGTGGGAATAGCCGTGCCCCCTATTGGGGTTCCAACTTCCAGTGAGGATTCACTCTCAACAG GGTCTCAACCTTCAGGACCCCCGTCAACCGGAAACAATGGCAATGGAGCTTCAAGCATCTTAGGATCTGCTACACCTTTTACTGTTGGCTTGGTGATTGCCTTTCTTCCAACGTTGTTCTGA